One region of Skermanella mucosa genomic DNA includes:
- a CDS encoding Rieske (2Fe-2S) protein, with amino-acid sequence MPEEPRPGELCRLGEIPDGTGRGFTLRAGGAAVGSAPLDILVVRRGDGVVGYVNSCPHARSPLDWTPDRFMSLDGRHIQCATHGALFEIGTGLCVSGPCLGSFLTPVGVTVRDGRVFVPDRPVESDKTAE; translated from the coding sequence ATGCCTGAGGAGCCGAGACCCGGAGAACTCTGCCGTCTGGGGGAAATCCCCGACGGTACCGGACGCGGCTTCACGCTGCGTGCGGGCGGTGCCGCCGTGGGATCGGCGCCGCTCGACATCCTGGTCGTGCGGCGGGGCGACGGGGTCGTGGGCTACGTCAATTCGTGCCCGCACGCACGCTCGCCGCTGGACTGGACGCCCGACCGCTTCATGAGCCTGGACGGGCGCCACATCCAGTGCGCCACCCACGGCGCGCTGTTCGAGATCGGTACGGGGCTCTGCGTCAGCGGTCCCTGCCTCGGCAGCTTCCTGACACCCGTGGGGGTCACGGTGAGGGACGGCCGGGTCTTCGTCCCGGACCGCCCCGTCGAATCGGACAAAACCGCAGAATGA
- a CDS encoding EVE domain-containing protein, translating into MAYWLVKSEPFKYSWDRMVADGVTHWDGVRNHQASNNLKAMRLGDRAFFYHSNEGLEIVGVVEIAREYYPDPGDEAGRFGMVDVRPVVPAATPVTLKQMKADPVLADMALIRQSRLSVCPVTDTQWRHICRLAGIDA; encoded by the coding sequence ATGGCCTATTGGCTGGTGAAATCCGAGCCCTTCAAATATTCCTGGGACCGGATGGTCGCGGACGGCGTCACCCACTGGGACGGCGTCCGCAACCACCAGGCTTCCAACAACCTGAAGGCCATGCGCCTGGGCGACCGGGCCTTCTTCTACCACTCCAACGAGGGGCTGGAGATCGTCGGCGTGGTCGAGATCGCCCGGGAATACTATCCCGATCCCGGTGACGAGGCGGGCCGCTTCGGCATGGTGGACGTCAGGCCCGTGGTCCCCGCCGCGACGCCGGTGACGCTGAAGCAGATGAAGGCCGATCCCGTCCTGGCCGACATGGCGCTGATCCGGCAGTCCCGCCTGTCGGTCTGCCCGGTCACCGATACCCAATGGCGGCATATCTGTCGGCTGGCCGGGATCGATGCCTGA
- a CDS encoding YciI family protein has product MHFIITCTDRQGSGDVRAANRTAHLAYLESFGDKIFAAGPTLTDDGSAMTGSVLIVEFDDRAGAERFSADDPYAKAGLFESVTILPWRKVLPKSPA; this is encoded by the coding sequence ATGCATTTCATCATCACCTGCACCGACAGGCAGGGCAGCGGCGACGTCCGCGCGGCCAACCGAACCGCCCACCTGGCCTATCTGGAAAGCTTCGGCGACAAGATCTTCGCCGCCGGCCCGACGCTGACCGACGACGGCAGCGCCATGACCGGCAGCGTGCTGATCGTCGAGTTCGACGACCGCGCCGGCGCCGAGCGCTTCTCCGCCGACGACCCCTATGCCAAGGCCGGTCTGTTCGAGAGCGTAACGATCCTGCCGTGGCGCAAGGTCCTGCCGAAGTCGCCCGCCTGA
- a CDS encoding NAD(P)H-dependent glycerol-3-phosphate dehydrogenase codes for MTAADVQPFARVGVIGAGAWGTAIALAALRAGRDSVLWAREPEVVEAMRQRRENARYLPGIPLDPALGLTGDLAEAAAADVLMLVTPAQHLRAACARLAPIAAAGTPVVLCAKGIELATGCLMSEAAEAELPGRPVAVLSGPTFAAEVARGQPTAVTLAIGDQALGARLVETLGSRSFRPYLSDDVTGAQIGGAVKNVLAIACGIIEGKRLGDNARAALITRGLAEITRLALALGARPETLTGLSGLGDLTLTCTSHQSRNMSLGAALGQGRPLADILGERHSVAEGVHTAAAVGALAARKGVDMPICQAVDAILNRGADIDATIAALMARPFRIEGR; via the coding sequence ATGACCGCTGCCGATGTCCAGCCCTTCGCCCGAGTCGGCGTGATCGGCGCCGGTGCGTGGGGCACCGCGATCGCGCTGGCGGCGCTCCGGGCGGGACGCGACTCCGTCCTGTGGGCGCGCGAGCCGGAGGTCGTGGAGGCGATGCGCCAGCGGCGCGAGAACGCCCGCTACCTGCCTGGAATCCCGCTCGACCCCGCGCTCGGCCTGACCGGCGACCTGGCGGAGGCCGCGGCGGCCGACGTGCTGATGCTGGTGACCCCGGCGCAGCACCTGCGCGCCGCCTGCGCCCGGCTGGCCCCGATCGCGGCGGCCGGCACGCCGGTCGTGTTGTGCGCCAAGGGGATCGAGCTCGCGACCGGCTGCCTGATGAGCGAGGCCGCCGAGGCGGAACTGCCCGGTCGCCCGGTCGCGGTGCTCTCGGGCCCGACCTTCGCCGCCGAGGTGGCGCGCGGCCAGCCCACCGCGGTCACGCTGGCGATCGGCGACCAGGCCCTGGGCGCGCGCCTGGTCGAGACGCTGGGCAGCCGCAGCTTCCGGCCGTACCTGTCGGACGACGTGACCGGGGCCCAGATCGGCGGCGCCGTCAAGAACGTGCTGGCCATCGCCTGCGGCATCATCGAAGGAAAGCGGCTGGGCGACAACGCGCGCGCCGCGCTGATCACCCGCGGACTGGCCGAGATCACGCGCCTGGCCCTGGCGCTGGGCGCCCGGCCGGAGACGCTGACCGGCCTGTCCGGCCTGGGCGACCTGACGCTGACCTGCACCAGCCACCAGTCGCGCAACATGTCGCTGGGCGCGGCGCTGGGCCAGGGACGGCCGCTGGCCGACATCCTGGGGGAACGCCATTCCGTCGCGGAGGGTGTCCACACCGCCGCGGCCGTCGGAGCGCTCGCCGCGCGCAAGGGGGTGGACATGCCGATCTGCCAGGCGGTCGACGCCATCCTCAACCGCGGCGCCGACATCGACGCGACGATCGCGGCCCTGATGGCTCGGCCGTTTCGCATCGAAGGCCGGTAG
- the tsaD gene encoding tRNA (adenosine(37)-N6)-threonylcarbamoyltransferase complex transferase subunit TsaD: MIVLGIETSCDETAAAVVTDRREILGDVVLSQLSDHRPYGGVVPEIAARAHLDHLDGLIRRAMDEAGIGFDRLDGVAATGGPGLIGGVIVGVMTAKAIAAVRGLPFVAVNHLEGHALTARLTDPAPEGLAFPYLLLLVSGGHCQILAVEGVGRYRRLGTTIDDAVGEAFDKAAKLMGLGYPGGPLLERAAEGGDPARFELPRPMKGRPGCDFSFSGLKTAVRNRLDELPAGPLDPADVRDLAAGFQAAVGDVMVDRCARAMARFRAEHPDGDTLVVAGGVAANKYLRARLTALAEKQGFRFQAPPMRLCTDNAVMIAWAGLERLRLGQSDGLDFAPRPRWPLDPAARKPEGKGAKA; this comes from the coding sequence ATGATAGTCTTAGGCATCGAAACCAGCTGCGACGAGACGGCCGCTGCCGTCGTCACCGACCGGCGCGAGATCCTGGGCGACGTCGTGCTGTCGCAGCTCTCCGACCACCGCCCCTATGGCGGCGTCGTTCCCGAGATCGCCGCCCGCGCCCACCTGGACCACCTGGACGGCCTGATCCGCCGCGCCATGGACGAGGCGGGCATCGGCTTCGACCGGCTCGACGGGGTCGCCGCGACCGGGGGGCCGGGGCTGATCGGCGGCGTGATCGTCGGCGTGATGACCGCCAAGGCGATCGCCGCCGTGCGCGGCCTGCCCTTCGTCGCGGTCAACCACCTGGAAGGCCACGCCCTGACGGCGCGGCTGACCGACCCCGCGCCGGAAGGCCTGGCCTTCCCGTACCTGCTGCTGCTGGTGTCGGGCGGCCATTGCCAGATCCTGGCGGTCGAGGGGGTCGGGCGCTACCGGCGGCTCGGCACCACGATCGACGACGCGGTCGGCGAGGCGTTCGACAAGGCGGCCAAGCTGATGGGCCTGGGCTATCCCGGCGGGCCGCTGCTGGAGCGCGCGGCCGAGGGCGGCGATCCCGCCCGGTTCGAGCTGCCGCGCCCGATGAAGGGGCGCCCGGGCTGCGACTTCTCCTTCTCCGGACTGAAGACGGCGGTGCGCAACCGTCTGGACGAGCTGCCGGCCGGCCCGCTGGATCCGGCCGACGTCCGCGACCTCGCCGCCGGGTTCCAGGCCGCCGTCGGCGACGTTATGGTCGACCGCTGCGCCCGGGCCATGGCCCGGTTCCGCGCCGAGCATCCGGACGGCGACACGCTGGTGGTGGCGGGCGGCGTCGCCGCCAACAAGTACCTGCGCGCCCGGCTGACCGCCCTGGCGGAGAAGCAGGGCTTCCGTTTCCAGGCGCCGCCGATGCGGTTGTGCACCGACAACGCCGTGATGATCGCGTGGGCCGGGCTGGAACGGCTCAGGCTCGGCCAATCCGACGGCCTCGACTTCGCACCCCGCCCCCGCTGGCCGCTCGACCCGGCCGCCCGGAAGCCGGAGGGCAAGGGCGCCAAGGCGTGA
- the hemC gene encoding hydroxymethylbilane synthase, which yields MSIPVRTGPVRIGTRGSPLALAQAHQTRARLAAAHAALAAPDAIEIVVIRTTGDRIQDRTLMEAGGKGLFTKEIEEALVAGSIDLAVHSMKDVPTWLPDGLEIRCLLPREDPRDAFFSNVAAHLDDLPEGAVVGTASLRRQAQVLARRPDLKVVPIRGNVETRLRKLADGEVDATLLALAGLKRLDMTDRITSVIEPDVMLPAVAQGAIGIETRADDDMTNALLAPLNCEATMVRVSAERALLAALDGSCRTPIAALANLDEAGTLTLDALVADPAGKQMLGTARRGTAADAVALGRDAGEELKSLMPPGFFVP from the coding sequence ATGAGCATCCCTGTGCGAACCGGCCCCGTCCGTATCGGCACGCGCGGCAGCCCCCTGGCGCTGGCGCAGGCCCACCAGACCCGCGCCCGCCTGGCCGCGGCCCATGCCGCGCTGGCGGCTCCCGACGCGATCGAGATCGTGGTGATCCGGACCACCGGCGACCGCATCCAGGACCGCACCCTGATGGAGGCGGGCGGAAAGGGCCTCTTCACCAAGGAGATCGAGGAGGCGCTGGTCGCCGGGTCGATCGACCTGGCGGTCCATTCCATGAAGGACGTGCCGACCTGGCTGCCCGACGGGCTGGAGATCCGCTGCCTCCTCCCGCGCGAGGACCCGCGCGACGCCTTCTTCTCCAATGTCGCCGCCCATCTCGACGACCTGCCGGAAGGCGCCGTGGTCGGCACCGCGAGCCTGCGCCGGCAGGCCCAGGTGCTGGCGCGGCGGCCCGACCTGAAGGTGGTGCCGATCCGGGGCAACGTGGAGACGCGGCTGCGCAAGCTGGCCGACGGCGAGGTCGACGCCACCCTGCTGGCGCTCGCCGGCCTGAAGCGGCTCGACATGACCGACCGGATCACCTCGGTGATCGAGCCCGACGTCATGCTGCCCGCCGTGGCCCAGGGCGCCATCGGGATCGAGACCCGGGCCGACGACGACATGACCAACGCCCTGCTGGCCCCGCTCAACTGCGAGGCCACCATGGTCCGGGTCTCGGCGGAGCGGGCGCTGCTGGCGGCGCTCGACGGCTCCTGCCGGACGCCGATCGCGGCGCTGGCCAATCTCGACGAGGCCGGCACCCTGACCCTCGACGCGCTGGTGGCCGATCCCGCCGGCAAGCAGATGCTCGGCACGGCGCGGCGGGGAACCGCGGCCGATGCCGTGGCCCTGGGGCGCGATGC